DNA from Garra rufa chromosome 5, GarRuf1.0, whole genome shotgun sequence:
GAAATTCAGATTATTTTGACATTTGTCTTTAAAGCATTTTGCATGCTGATTTAAAAACTagattcaaaatattttttatttttatcttaatttgtcATATTATTATTGCCTTAGTGAAATATCTATAAAAAATCAACACAGTAATATACGCAAGTGTGGAGCACTTTTGCAGTAGAAAGTGTGAGCTTAAAATTGAGCTTATTTGAATGACAAATATTTGCTTATCTGCTAAACAAACAACTTGACCTATAATGACAGAACCTGTGGGTATTTGCATAGTAGTATAGATAGGTAATTTGAATACAAACCTTTGGATTTAAGTTTAGATTCAGAACTCAGATTTaacataacatttttattaacCTTTTATCTTAATTTTCTTTTATGAGGATACACTTACTTTATTGGCACACATACTCACCAAACGTAACGCATGGAAAACAGTGATTGGTCGAAAAAATGATTGGCAATATTCTAAGCCACTTATTGCAGCCCACGAATGGAAATAGACGAATAGCGGTAAGGGGCGGGCATTTTGAAGTGAGCGTGGAAAAATGGCGGCCATCGTGATGAAGTTGAACGGGACTATTTACACAACAGTAATGAATTTACCGTACACTCTGGCAAACAAAATTAGACTATCTGCGTTGTTATTTTTAATGCTCGCTTTTGTGAGTAGGAGTTCTGgagaaaacacaaatgaagataatgCTTATGAATTTCTCAAGCGAGAGTATTCGCTGAGTAAGCCATACCAAGGTAAGCGTCCATTCCTATTCCCTCAGTGACGTTAAACCGGTGCCctgccaaaagtgacacctgtttTCAAGTCAACTAGTTAGGAAGAAAATATTTAAGCGAGACCACAGGTTTATTGTTACAGCTGTGTCTTTTATTGCTTTTGTTATTGTTTGTTGCCCCTTTCTTGCTCTGGTATTGGTAAGAGTGGCAGTTTTATTTCGCAACTGCTGTGATTTAACGTAAGTCACAAGCCCACAGGGCGGAAGTACGGGACAGTTATAGATATTCCGGTTCATATGCTTTTTTTAAACAACATGAACTGTTTGTATATATAGCAACTTTTATCATGAACTATTCATGGCGTTTACTAATACAGCTTGAGtgagataaataaatacatgtttgttatgtgtttacacataaacacacacatgcatttacATTTAGTGTGAAATCTTGATGTATGTACACAGGACTGGGCTCCTCCAGCTCTTCACACTGGGAGTTTATGGGAAACACCATGATCATGCCTGAACACATACGGCTGACACCAGACTTGCAGAGCAGACAAGGAGCTGTATGGAGCCGTATTGTAAGTTTGAATGACATGAAAACCTGAAACACCACCTATTAAACCGAGCTATTAAACAACAATCTATTAAACAAAGAAGTTCTTTAGATAATGTGTATTAGTCAGGATTGCTCatctgtttgtttgtgtatgtagCCCTGTTACCTCAGGGACTGGGAGCTCCGAGTACAATTTAAGATCCACGGTGAGGGCAAGAAGAACCTGAATGGGGACGGCCTTGCAATATGGCTTACCAAAGAGCGAATGCAAAATGGTAAGAGATCATCGCTATTGCAGATCTTCAAAATATTGATTCTCTGTGATAAGACTATATAATGTTCTAAATATTGTTCTAATATTCTGTGTGTTTTCTTCTAGGTCAGGTGTTTGGAAACGCAAACTTTTTTACAGGTCTGGGAATTTTTGTAGACACTTATCCCAATGATGACAAGCAACATGAGGTATATCACCActtacttttatttatattttttcacctgctaaaggagaagttcacttccagaatgaaaatttcctgataatttactcacggcaatgtcatccaagatgttcatgtctttcctttttcagtcaaaaagaaataaaggattttgaggaaaacattccaggatttttctccagatagtggacttcaatggtggccaatgggttgaaggtccaaattagtttcaatgcagcttcaaagggctgtacacaatcccagacgaggaattAGGAATtcgtatctagcaaaacgatcagtcattttctaaaaaaaaaaaaaaataatacaaatttatatacttgcttatatatacttatatagctTGAACTCATGCAATGTTGTGGGACGATTtggaagttagaggagaaaactAGATGGAAAgttcacagatgaagaactaaccctGCATGACTTTCCCAACATGATTATGCAAGGCGTAAAGacgtgcatttgtggttaaaacgtatataaatttaaatgactgatcatttcgctagataagactcttatttattgtctgggatcgtgtagagcccattgaaactgcagtttggaccttaaACCTATTGGCCACCATTCAAGTccactatagacgtttttcctgaacacagaagtaagtccgactcttaactgaaagaatgctttgcatttccggtctgcattgtttctagtcaaattagggtatattccgagctaataaactaatgttaaacctattaaaatgtttttaaaaagcacatggctccatagcgccatcacttggcaatgtcgcaatgaccgtcatttgtcagtgactcactttaatgagtgtgtagatgacacgaagcagcggacgttagctacattaaaaacagatggacgctatttgaatgggttcctatggaaaccggaacagaaaagcattcaatctgacgttagaattcgtaatggcgacgctcatcgtttactcaggaaaaaggtctataaggagaaaattcctggaatgtcttcttcaaaaaccttcatttctttgcgactaaagaaagaatGACAATCTTGGATaccatgagggtgaataaattatcaggaaattttaattctggaagtggtctgcttcaaaaaaaaaaacaattataatcTAACAGGTTTTATTTCTGTCTCTCATTCAGAGAACGTTTCCTTTCGTCTCTGCAATGGTTGGAAATGGGAGTGTTGCATACGATCATGACCATGACGGACGGACTAATGATCTCGGTGGCTGCACTGCTCACATTCGCAATGTTGAATACGACACATTCCTCTTGATCAGATACATGAAGAACAGACTCACAGTAAGAGACATTCTTTACATTCTGTGTTTCTTGTTCAGCCTTTTATAATGCTATGCTGATGCTCATAACAAGGAAAAGGTACATTTTCTTGATCTTGTGATGGCTAAGTTTAAGGTTATTGTTTAGACGGATGTTGGTAGCAGCCTTTAGTTTGGTATGCACCTTCATGTGCTATTCTGTCTTTCAGGTGATGACAGATATTGAGGGGAAACAAGAGTGGAAGGACTGTCTGGATATACCTGGAGTAAAGCTGCCACAAGGTTACTATTTTGGCGCCTCGTCGGCTACTGGAGATTTATCAGGTTTGGACCAGTAAAGTTTTCAGTTCACTCAATTTTATTCCACAGATATTTAGATCATATGCAAACTGCATTATCTATAATACTCATTTAGGGCCAATCCAAAAAGTTCCATATAACTAATGATTCACTAACTAAAAAACGTGAACTGATTTATAGGGACGTCacagtattatcaatattgtgaatGTAACTTAGACTGAcactaaaaagagggttgagtcccctttaaaggtCTGTTACAAGTCAatttagttaagaacatgggttggagctcttaattttgaactctcaaagtgcattagattagaataatttaactttaaaatatacaaaattaaaaaaaattcccaGTCTTCATTTGTCCTTTTTTTCTGTTGACTTTATATTATGATATTTTGATAGCcatttcagtagccatgtcaaagcagtaactaaatcagcatactatcatctcaaaaacattgcaagaattagatgttttgtttcccgtcaagatttggagaaacttgttcatgcctttatcaccagcagggtggactattgtaatggtctcctcactggccttcccaagaagaccattagacggctgcagctcatacagaacactgctgccaggattctgactagaaccaaaaaatcagagcatattacaccagtcctcaggtccttacactgacttccagttatgtttaggatagattttaaagtacttttacttgtttataaagcactaaatggcctaggacctacatacattgcaaatatgctcactgtatacaaacctaacagacaactccgatcactaggatcgagtcagttagtaatatcaagggttcacacaaaacaaggggaatccgcttttagctattatgccgcccgcagttggaaccagcttccagaagagatcagatgtgctaatacattagacacatttaaacgcagactcaaaactcacctgtttagttgtgcatttattgaatgagcactgtgctacgtccgaacagactgcattattttatgtataatcattttactgtgctaattaattttaaaatcaatttttaaatcatcttaaatgttcttaaattctgcttttattgttgttagtgtgattattttaaatttttatgatttgtctgctgttgtgattttaattcctttttatgtacagcactttgaattaccattgtgtatgaaatgtgctatataaataaacttgccttgccttgcctattgTTACATCACTACTAATTTATAATGTCTATTGTATATTAAACAAGATTTCAACCATTCTCCCAATATATTTTAATTGTCAGCCATAAGAAACCATTTTGAAAGCAATATGATATCTGTCTGCATTTACAAAATAAGTGTCATTGAAGTGCATAAAAAATACCAGTTTAAGGGCTCCACATCTATTTTTTGTTCTAAATGTTTTTGCACATTTTGTTTCTAGATAACCATGATCTGATCTCCTTCAAGCTGTATGAGCTTACAGTGGAACGGAGTCCTGAAGAGGAAGAGGACCAGCAGGAGATCACATTGCCTAGTGTGGACTACCGAGTGGACCctaattgtaataataacaaaaacatcaTAGCTTCATTGAGTTATTTTCATTAAAGTACAAATATTTCTGTCTTacaaatgttttctttctttcacagTTCATGTGGAGGATGAAGGAAGGAGCATTCTCACCACCTTCTTTGTTTTCattgtttctgttgttgtgctGGTTGTAGTGATTATAGTTATTCTCTTTCTATTGAATCACTATAAAGAGAACCGCCGCAAACGCTTTTACTGAGTAAAGTGAAGAGCAAGTGACAGGAAGGAAATGGGACAAGAGATCCAACGTAAGTGTGACTGGCAATGTTTGCAAAGAGCCGCTTCCGGTCTTTACCTCTGCCACCAACAGAAAGGACTTAAAGGCCAACGCTGAACTACAAGCCATACCTGACCTCTCCAAGTGGAAACCAACCACCTCAATCATGATTATGATCTCAAAAAACTGGATTTGAAAGAGTGTGTATCTGTTTTTGAAGGTCTCTAGAGACTTTTGtgtgctttttctgtatttttgtaccAGTTACACTGACCTTGGCCTTTCACCCTGAGGCTGCACAGAGAACTATGTGTGACATAATTTACAGAGACACAATAGTTTAGCAAACTGTTGTATTCTCAGGTTGTCTACTGTAATGCCACTGCAGAAATCCTAAAAGctcgtgttgttgttgttgttgttgttgtttttccaattGGACAGAAATTAATCAAAAGGAAAATATCACCTAGGCTTTGACCTCCATCTGTCACCATCATCTCATCAGCTCTCAGTAATTATGTTTTAACTaatgtaaaaatgaataaattcgATTTTCTTCCTAATACAAGTAATTTTGGCCAGCTGGACTGTTATAAACAGACAGTAACAACAAATGTGAATGTGAAGAATATTTTTCCCAAATGTCTGTTTTGTAATAAATATAGGTACATATGTCTTTAGTTATATGTGATCCTGTTTTATGTATCAAAAGCTGCACTGAACTGCTTGACCATATGTAGGTTAATCTAAAGTTACTTGCATTAGTCATGATTTAACCACTTAAGCTATCAACTAATGTTGAACCTTTATATTTCATGTCTTCATGGCCTTATTTGGATACTATGTGTGACCATTTTGATGTGCTGATTAATATAGAAATGATGATGACATGTCTATTCCTGTATCCTAATATCTTCCGTAAACAGGCAAGAGATGTAAAGGTGGTGCAGCAATTTGACAGTTCCTGAGTGTTTCAATAATTGCACTATTGCAAAGATATGCAAGACGTTTTGCATTTGTCCGAGTTCCAGTCTTTCCTATCGCTTCTAGTTGCTGCTCTCTACAGTTGTGCAACATCTGTCAATTGTTTTCTACTGGGAGAGATTGTATTGCTGTTTTCATCAGCTCAGTGATTGAGCAAGCTGCTGTATCAAACTGATGTTTTCATGGTTGTCACCAACATGTCGAATGTTGAGAATTCtaaattaaaacattcaaaatttgTCTTATAACTACAATGTCTTGTATTGACAACTCAGGTTTTTAATATGATTAAAATGTTAGGAATATGAAAATGAAAACTGCTTTACAATAAGTTTCAAGTTTGCAACTAATTTCTTTAAGTTAGTTAAACTAACAAACAATTTTGAGTTAAagagctcaattttttttttactaatctgAACCTAACTGATAGGTGGCTCTGGATCCAATTCATCTTATCTACTCCAATCCAACAGCTGGCCCATATTTTGTGAATTTAACTTACAGTTCAGGTCATAAGTTTACaaacaccttacagaatctgcaaaaaatttattattttaccaaaattatacaaaacgccattttttatttagtacttgcctgaatacgatatttcacttaaaacatgtttacatatagtccacaagagcaaataatagttgaatttataaaaatgaccctgttcaaaagtttgtcctgaacagttaaactgcccgctgttcttcaggaaaatcctgaaggtcccacaaattctttttttttttttttaagcttttttgtgtatttgaaccctttccaacaatgactgtatgattttgagatccatctttttacactgaggacaactggaggactcatatgcaactattacagaaggttcaaatgctcactgatgctccagaagaaacaaatgatgcattaagagccgggagtgtaaacttttgaacagaatgaagataccttttttcttattttgcctaaatataatatctttttttcatttagtactacccattaaaagatacttacatgttttgcagaagacaaaataagtaaaatttacccttcaaattcaaaaagttttcaccccctgcctcttaatgcattgtgtttccttctaaagcattagtgaacgtttgaaccttctgtaatagttgcatacgagtccctcagttgccctcgaaatcatgcagtcattgttggaaagggttcaaatacacaaaaatgcttataaaccaaagaatctgtgggatatatAGGacctttctgaagaacagcagtcagttcAACTGTtgagaacaaacaagggactaatgaacatccatcactaaaaaaaaaaaaaggaaattcaactattattctctCTTGTGGAGAAAATAAActtcttatgtgaaatatcttattcaggtcagtactaaattaaaaataacatgcattctgcaaggtgtatgtaaacatttgacctcaactgtatttatgtATAGTTTCTGAACAAGTAAGGTATTAGTCTTTTGCAACATAAAACAAACCACAAAAATGTCAACATACTGGAAACTCTTTCAAATATCAAACATAATGgcattaaacaataaaataacactCAATTTCAACATTTCTTCTCCTCATCTGATCCTATGCAAAACCTGCTGGAAAATAGAAATTTCATCAACGCACTATGACTTTTTCTTTGCAGAAAATGAATGTTTGCAACCTAAAAGGTTTatttcaatcaatcaataaattaaaattaaaatttaagttGTGCTAATAGTTTCTCAAATTTTTTTAGTTCATACATTCTAAATTAACTTGTGAAATGGTTTGAGTCAGTTTGCGTTCCTGTGTTGTTTTTATTAGCCTATGATCGACAGCTTCGTTGCTAATTTCAGTCTGAGGAACCAAAACTGCGAACAAGTACCACTGTGCTAACCTATGTATATCTATTTCTCCTTTTTAACACCCTGTGTTTGGTACTTGTTAATATGTGAGCCACATAAACCTGAGAGGTTCAAGATGCACTTTCACACTACAGGGCTAAAATATGATTTTTTGCCTCATCAGGCTTAAATGTGTTTCATTTCCCCTTCTTCAGTTTCTCTGTATTTACTGTTTCATTCTGTCTACTGGTTACCAGTGAATGAGAAAAACAGTAGGCTGAACATGCAAATTACTCAAAAAATCTGACACGGTGATGATGATGAGACAATATGTGTCTGGAATATTttaagaatcatttgttttagtCTTTTTGTCAGTGTTTTTAATGGAAAGACTGTTTACCGATGTGGGCGAATGGTGAAACATTTTTAACTAAATGTAACAGCATGGGGGTTTCCATAGGGGTTTTAATGTAACACAGAGACTCAAACAGAGACTAAGTTTTCAAAGTCCCCAAAAGTGTAATCACAAACATATATGTGTTGGTCTTATTTGAGTTTACTATTTACTATTTGTACAAGAGATCCGTTTAGAAATTGCTAGTGAAATGTTTCAACATTTATTTCTATGGTGCACATCTGATGCGTGTCATTTTATTAGTAAAGGTAAAGTGTAAAGTGGTGTGTGGTTTTACCATGAAGCATTGCAACAACAACATATGTACAAAAATAGAGCAGGTTGAGTTGTATCTCATGCTTCTCTTTAGCAGATGTATTTTGGGCATATAAACCATGTGGTATAATGACGatgaatcactttttttt
Protein-coding regions in this window:
- the lman2lb gene encoding lectin, mannose-binding 2-like b translates to MAAIVMKLNGTIYTTVMNLPYTLANKIRLSALLFLMLAFVSRSSGENTNEDNAYEFLKREYSLSKPYQGLGSSSSSHWEFMGNTMIMPEHIRLTPDLQSRQGAVWSRIPCYLRDWELRVQFKIHGEGKKNLNGDGLAIWLTKERMQNGQVFGNANFFTGLGIFVDTYPNDDKQHERTFPFVSAMVGNGSVAYDHDHDGRTNDLGGCTAHIRNVEYDTFLLIRYMKNRLTVMTDIEGKQEWKDCLDIPGVKLPQGYYFGASSATGDLSDNHDLISFKLYELTVERSPEEEEDQQEITLPSVDYRVDPNFHVEDEGRSILTTFFVFIVSVVVLVVVIIVILFLLNHYKENRRKRFY